In the Malus domestica chromosome 16, GDT2T_hap1 genome, one interval contains:
- the LOC103402952 gene encoding protein pleiotropic regulatory locus 1-like isoform X1 — translation MDSSFGKLISKSLKRPGDLFFPTHGSELAPPDLQTKKIRMTYKASVEYGGLKPTADRQNPAADRDESSNALPLDPNPTTAQGDQNADLFLSPSTPNKAKAPINIADGTSVFSAPGSSRSRDQRCSTTLDLARNWPRPVWHSPWKIYRVISGHLGWVRSVAFDPSNRWFCTGSADRTIKIWDVASGTLQLSLTGHIGQIRSLAVSTRQPYLFSAGDDKQVKCWDLEQNKVIRSNHGHLSGVYSMALHPTLDVLVTGGRDSACRVWDVRLKNVQVHALTGHEDAVCSLLTLPTDPQVISGSHDTTVKLWDLRKGKTFSTLTHHKKSVRAMTHHPKLDRGNCFASASTNTIKKFNLPRGEFLHNMLSQQKSIINAMAVNEDGVMATGGNNGSLWFWDWKSGHNFQQSQTIVQPGSLESEAGIYALCYDVTGTRLVTCEADKTIKMWKQDEKATPETHPLNFRPPNLRDVGRF, via the coding sequence ATGGACTCGTCATTTGGAAAGTTGATTTCTAAATCTCTAAAGAGACCTGGCGATTTATTTTTCCCCACCCATGGCAGCGAACTGGCCCCTCCTGACCTGCAGACTAAAAAAATTCGCATGACTTACAAGGCAAGCGTGGAGTACGGTGGACTTAAACCGACGGCTGATCGACAAAACCCCGCTGCCGACCGCGATGAATCGTCCAACGCTCTTCCCCTTGATCCAAATCCTACTACTGCCCAAGGAGATCAAAACGCTGATTTGTTTTTGAGTCCATCTACACCCAACAAGGCCAAGGCGCCGATTAATATTGCTGATGGCACTTCGGTTTTTTCTGCTCCTGGTTCGTCCCGTTCCCGCGATCAGAGGTGTTCAACAACGCTGGATTTAGCCCGAAATTGGCCACGTCCCGTTTGGCATAGCCCGTGGAAGATTTACAGGGTCATCAGTGGCCACCTAGGATGGGTTCGCTCTGTTGCTTTTGATCCAAGCAACAGATGGTTCTGTACAGGATCTGCAGACCGGACAATCAAAATATGGGACGTAGCAAGCGGGACGCTACAACTTTCTCTTACCGGACACATTGGGCAAATACGAAGTCTTGCCGTTAGCACCAGGCAACCCTATTTGTTCTCGGCTGGCGATGACAAACAAGTCAAATGCTGGGACCTTGAACAGAACAAGGTTATCCGTTCAAATCACGGTCATCTTAGTGGCGTCTACAGCATGGCTCTCCATCCGACTCTTGATGTTTTAGTCACCGGGGGACGGGATAGCGCATGCCGTGTTTGGGATGTTCGTCTCAAGAATGTGCAAGTTCATGCATTGACTGGACACGAAGATGCAGTTTGCTCCCTTCTCACTCTCCCAACGGATCCACAAGTTATTAGCGGGTCTCACGATACAACTGTCAAGCTGTGGGACCTTAGAAAGGGAAAAACCTTTTCAACTTTAACGCATCATAAGAAATCGGTGCGGGCAATGACACATCATCCTAAGCTAGATCGGGGTAATTGCTTCGCATCGGCTTCAACAAACACCATCAAAAAGTTCAACCTTCCGAGGGGGGAGTTTTTGCACAACATGCTCTCCCAACAGAAGTCCATTATCAACGCGATGGCCGTCAATGAAGATGGAGTTATGGCTACAGGAGGCAACAACGGTAGCTTGTGGTTTTGGGATTGGAAGAGCGGCCACAACTTCCAGCAATCCCAAACAATTGTACAACCGGGCTCGCTGGAGAGTGAAGCTGGGATTTATGCTCTTTGCTACGATGTCACTGGCACAAGGCTGGTTACTTGTGAAGCTGACAAGACAATCAAGATGTGGAAACAAGACGAAAAGGCCACCCCGGAAACTCATCCTCTAAATTTTAGGCCTCCTAATCTTAGAGACGTTGGGCGGTTCTAG
- the LOC103402952 gene encoding protein pleiotropic regulatory locus 1-like isoform X2, translating to MTYKASVEYGGLKPTADRQNPAADRDESSNALPLDPNPTTAQGDQNADLFLSPSTPNKAKAPINIADGTSVFSAPGSSRSRDQRCSTTLDLARNWPRPVWHSPWKIYRVISGHLGWVRSVAFDPSNRWFCTGSADRTIKIWDVASGTLQLSLTGHIGQIRSLAVSTRQPYLFSAGDDKQVKCWDLEQNKVIRSNHGHLSGVYSMALHPTLDVLVTGGRDSACRVWDVRLKNVQVHALTGHEDAVCSLLTLPTDPQVISGSHDTTVKLWDLRKGKTFSTLTHHKKSVRAMTHHPKLDRGNCFASASTNTIKKFNLPRGEFLHNMLSQQKSIINAMAVNEDGVMATGGNNGSLWFWDWKSGHNFQQSQTIVQPGSLESEAGIYALCYDVTGTRLVTCEADKTIKMWKQDEKATPETHPLNFRPPNLRDVGRF from the coding sequence ATGACTTACAAGGCAAGCGTGGAGTACGGTGGACTTAAACCGACGGCTGATCGACAAAACCCCGCTGCCGACCGCGATGAATCGTCCAACGCTCTTCCCCTTGATCCAAATCCTACTACTGCCCAAGGAGATCAAAACGCTGATTTGTTTTTGAGTCCATCTACACCCAACAAGGCCAAGGCGCCGATTAATATTGCTGATGGCACTTCGGTTTTTTCTGCTCCTGGTTCGTCCCGTTCCCGCGATCAGAGGTGTTCAACAACGCTGGATTTAGCCCGAAATTGGCCACGTCCCGTTTGGCATAGCCCGTGGAAGATTTACAGGGTCATCAGTGGCCACCTAGGATGGGTTCGCTCTGTTGCTTTTGATCCAAGCAACAGATGGTTCTGTACAGGATCTGCAGACCGGACAATCAAAATATGGGACGTAGCAAGCGGGACGCTACAACTTTCTCTTACCGGACACATTGGGCAAATACGAAGTCTTGCCGTTAGCACCAGGCAACCCTATTTGTTCTCGGCTGGCGATGACAAACAAGTCAAATGCTGGGACCTTGAACAGAACAAGGTTATCCGTTCAAATCACGGTCATCTTAGTGGCGTCTACAGCATGGCTCTCCATCCGACTCTTGATGTTTTAGTCACCGGGGGACGGGATAGCGCATGCCGTGTTTGGGATGTTCGTCTCAAGAATGTGCAAGTTCATGCATTGACTGGACACGAAGATGCAGTTTGCTCCCTTCTCACTCTCCCAACGGATCCACAAGTTATTAGCGGGTCTCACGATACAACTGTCAAGCTGTGGGACCTTAGAAAGGGAAAAACCTTTTCAACTTTAACGCATCATAAGAAATCGGTGCGGGCAATGACACATCATCCTAAGCTAGATCGGGGTAATTGCTTCGCATCGGCTTCAACAAACACCATCAAAAAGTTCAACCTTCCGAGGGGGGAGTTTTTGCACAACATGCTCTCCCAACAGAAGTCCATTATCAACGCGATGGCCGTCAATGAAGATGGAGTTATGGCTACAGGAGGCAACAACGGTAGCTTGTGGTTTTGGGATTGGAAGAGCGGCCACAACTTCCAGCAATCCCAAACAATTGTACAACCGGGCTCGCTGGAGAGTGAAGCTGGGATTTATGCTCTTTGCTACGATGTCACTGGCACAAGGCTGGTTACTTGTGAAGCTGACAAGACAATCAAGATGTGGAAACAAGACGAAAAGGCCACCCCGGAAACTCATCCTCTAAATTTTAGGCCTCCTAATCTTAGAGACGTTGGGCGGTTCTAG